A single region of the Populus nigra chromosome 2, ddPopNigr1.1, whole genome shotgun sequence genome encodes:
- the LOC133682548 gene encoding zinc finger protein CONSTANS-LIKE 9-like translates to MGYVCDFCGEQRSMVYCRSDAASLCLSCDRNVHSANALSKRHSRTLLCERCNSQPALVRCAEERISLCQNCDWIGHGTSTSASTHRRQTINSYSGCPSASELSSIWSFVLDFPSSGESTCEQELGLMSIAENSTTDSWGPTENNIGQNASGVVEVNDRREIAKSGVWLGSSSIPESSSVPNNLDQTTRSANTSLPKLYCPGTKCTASYEDADLYEDFNMDEMDLSLENYEELFGVTLNNSEKLLENGGIDSLFGTKDMSGADSSCQGAVAAEGSSIGVVNAVQPASSNAASADSMMSNKTEPILCFTEKQGHSSLSFSGLNVESSAADYQDCGASSMLLMGEPPWCPPCPESPFTSANRSDAVMRYKEKKKTRMFEKKVRYASRKARADVRRRVKGRFVKAGEAYDYDPLSQTRSF, encoded by the exons ATGGGTTACGTTTGTGATTTTTGTGGGGAACAAAGGTCCATGGTTTATTGCCGGTCAGATGCTGCAAGCTTATGTTTATCATGCGATCGAAATGTTCATTCTGCTAATGCTTTGTCCAAGCGTCATTCACGGACCCTCTTATGTGAAAGATGCAATTCACAACCAGCGTTAGTTAGATGTGCTGAAGAAAGAATCTCTCTATGTCAAAATTGTGATTGGATTGGCCATGGCACCTCGACATCAGCTTCCACACATAGAAGGCAAACAATCAATTCTTACTCTGGCTGTCCATCAGCTTCTGAGCTTTCTTCAATATGGTCATTTGTTTTAGACTTCCCTTCCAGTGGTGAATCTACTTGTGAGCAGGAGTTGGGTTTGATGAGCATTGCCGAAAATAGCACCACAGACTCCTGGGGTCCTACAGAGAATAATATTGGCCAAAATGCATCTGGAGTTGTTGAAGTTAATGACAGGCGTGAAATAGCTAAATCAGGTGTTTGGCTTGGGTCTTCTTCGATACCTGAATCGAGCTCTGTGCCAAACAATCTAGACCAGACAACCAGATCCGCAAATACATCTTTGCCTAAG TTATACTGTCCCGGGACTAAATGTACTGCATCCTACGAAGATGCTGATCTTTATGAGGACTTCAATATGGATGAAATGGATTTGAGTCTTGAAAACTATGAAGAACTCTTTGGTGTTACCCTCAACAATTCAGAAAAGCTTCTTGAGAATGGTGGCATTGATAGCTTATTTGGGACAAAGGACATGTCTGGTGCTGACTCCAGTTGTCAGGGTGCAGTTGCAGCTGAg GGGTCATCAATTGGAGTGGTCAACGCCGTACAGCCAGCAAGCAGCAACGCGGCATCTGCTGATTCTATGATGAGCAATAAGACTGAACCAATCCTTTGTTTTACGGAAAAGCAAGGCCATTCCAGCCTCTCATTTTCTGGCCTTAATGTAGAGAGTAGTGCTGCAGATTATCAAGATTGTGGAGCATCTTCAATGCTTCTTATGGGAGAGCCTCCCTGGTGCCCCCCATGCCCCGAGAGTCCCTTCACATCAGCTAACCGGAGTGATGCTGTAATGCGTtacaaggaaaagaagaagacaaggaT GTTTGAAAAGAAAGTGAGGTATGCATCTCGCAAAGCAAGGGCAGATGTAAGAAGGCGTGTGAAGGGTCGTTTTGTCAAAGCTGGTGAAGCTTATGATTATGATCCACTTAGCCAAACGAGAAGTTTCTGA